Proteins encoded together in one Vanessa cardui chromosome 19, ilVanCard2.1, whole genome shotgun sequence window:
- the LOC124537876 gene encoding carboxypeptidase B-like — translation MKLLVLLVFVTAIHAKHEKYSGWKSFYVKPVNNDQLLKLTSRIPEFHLDFISKAAVNREGIVLVEPQYQNDFLRFLAKEKICHRIHSEDLKEQFDIDDQKIEVRNLATRSINGGRLPYDNYQTLDVIYEYIDQIAEDYPEIVTLVSSSKSFQGRPLKYLKISKDKFSSNKPVIYIDAGIHAREWITIPTVTYAIHKLVENVTEPDLLDNFDWILFPVVNPDGYVFSYERDKMWRKTRSLKDWSITSFLCRGVDGNRNFDFMWNTVGADDDKCSPIYAGTEPFSESETRTVGDIIDEHIDRMVLFITVHSFGSMILYPWGHNGSLSNNAFSLHTVGIDMANAINKLSLPNFPNYVVGNSMLTIGYGASGASDDYAHFRGVPLTYTFELPGFEDEDDESNEFTQGFYLDPKYIHQVCVETWAAFVTGARRAGELYGKKNL, via the exons ATGAAGTTGTTAGTATTATTGGTGTTCGTGACGGCGATTCACGCGAAGCATGAAAAATATTCAGG GTGGAAGTCCTTCTATGTAAAGCCGGTGAACAATGACCAATTATTGAAATTGACGAGTAGGATCCCAGAGTTCCATCTCGACTTCATCAGCAAGGCTGCGGTGAATCGAGAAGGGATTGTGCTGGTTGAACCGCAGTACCAGAATGACTTTTTGCGATTCTTAGCAAAAGAGAAAATATGCCATCGGATACATTCTGAAGATTTAAAAGA GCAATTTGATATCGATGACCAGAAAATCGAAGTGAGAAATCTCGCGACCCGTTCTATAAACGGAGGCAGGTTACCTTACGACAACTATCAAACTCTCGACGTG ATATATGAATATATCGACCAAATCGCTGAGGATTATCCGGAAATCGTAACTTTAGTTAGTTCTTCCAAATCATTTCAAGGTCGACCCCTTAAATACTTGAAGATTTCTAAGGATAAATTTTCCAGCAACAAACCAGTCATCTACATCGATGCTGGTATCCACGCTCGAGAATGGATCACTATACCCACTGTCACTTACGCCATCCACAAACTGGTTGAAAATGTGACTGAACCTGACCTCCTTGACAACTTCGATTGGATTCTCTTTCCAGTGGTAAATCCTGATGGATATGTATTCTCATATGAAAGG GATAAAATGTGGCGAAAAACTCGTTCCCTGAAGGACTGGAGTATTACGAGCTTTCTCTGTCGAGGCGTTGATGGAAACCGAAATTTTGACTTCATGTGGAATACAGTCGGTGCAGATGACGACAAATGCTCTCCGATCTACGCTGGAACTGAACCGTTTTCCGAATCAGAAACTAGGACTGTTGGTGACATAATTGACGAACATATTGACCGGATGGTACTCTTTATAACCGTGCACAGTTTCGGAAGCATGATTCTTTACCCGTGGGGCCATAATGGTTCTCTGTCAAATAACGCCTTTTCCCTTCACACTGTTGGAATCGATATGGCTAATGCTATCAATAAATTGTCACTGCCAAATTTCCCTAATTACGTGGTAGGCAACTCAATGCTAACTATCGGTTATGGCGCATCAGGAGCTTCTGATGATTACGCTCACTTTAGGGGAGTTCCATTGACTTATACGTTTGAACTACCGGGTTTCGAAGATGAAGATGATGAATCAAATGAATTTACACAAGGTTTCTATTTGGATCCTAAATATATTCATCAGGTCTGTGTAGAAACATGGGCAGCTTTTGTTACCGGGGCCAGAAGAGCGGGTGAATTGTATGGAAAAAAGAATCTATAA